ATGCCTGTCTAATATCTTCTTCTTCTAAATCCGGATAATCCTTTAAAATCTGTGAATTGGTTTTACCGCTTGCAAGTAATCTTAAGATAAAGGGAACAGGTATTCTTAAACCCCTTATACATGGCTGGCCAGACATGACTTCAGGATCTATGGTGATTCTATTAAGCATATATTTGTATAATTTTACTACACATGATATGATAATAGTTTCTATTCTGCAAAATAAATCTTCGATGATTCACGATATGTTCTCCACACCTGTCCGGCCTGCGCGCATCCCGCACGCGCCGGGGTCTGACAGCGGGGAGGAGAAAACAAAGAGAGGGCTGTGTTAAATGCCGTACTTCATAGATTGTATAAAAACATTGAGTTAGGCATTTTCAATCATTCACAGACATAAAAAGACAAAATTCAAGTCAATTATGTGCTCACTCGTAAACGGGAATACAGCGATCTAAGAACTTATTTCTCACCATACAAGGCTATATATAAAAATATGTATAAATATGAGATACGTATGTCGAGAGAAAATTGGAATCGGGAAGAACTGATTGTTGCATTCAATCTATACTGCAAAATCCCTTTTGGAAAAATCACATCAAGAAATCCTGAAATAATTAACTTAGCTAAAATTATTGGAAGAACTCCATCTGCTGTTGCTCTTAAATTAGTAAACTTTGCTCGTCTTGACCCTGAACTTCAACAAAGAAAGATTGCAGGAATGAGTCATGGGAGCAAAAGTGAAGAACAAATTTGGACTGAATTTCATAATAACTGGAATGAATTGGCTTTTGAAAGTGAGATATTATTAGCCCAATTTAAAGGTGAAGCTATCGAAAATTCTGCTAAAATAAATCCGGAGATATTGCCTAAAGAGGGAAAAGAAAGAGAAGTTATAATAAAAACAAGAGTAAACCAAAATTTTTTTAGATCAGCTATTCTGGCATCTTATGATAATAAATGCTGTGTAACTGGGATTTCGATACCCGAATTATTAGTATCAAGCCATATTGTTCCTTGGTCGAAAGATGAACAAAATCGATTAAATCCACATAACGGACTGTGTCTTAACTTACTTCATGATAAAGCGTTTGATAGAGGATTAATGACAATTACTGAAGACTACAAAATCAAATTATCAAGAATGATAACAAGAAATGACCATGATGAGGCGATTGAGAAGTTTTTTCTGCCTTATGATGACCAGCCTATATTATTACCCAATAAATTCTTGCCAGACAAGGATTTCTTACTATATCACTACGAAAATATATTCATAAAAATTTAATATACAGCTTTATATATATATATATATATAGGTGCTATTTTTTTGTTCTCCTTACGCCCTCATCCTTAATATCCCCCACCCCCCATTCAGTATCTAAATAATGCTCTCCATCATCATCCACCCCCAGAAATCAAAGCTCATCGTCCTCCCCATAAA
This region of Candidatus Methanoperedens sp. genomic DNA includes:
- a CDS encoding DUF433 domain-containing protein — translated: MLNRITIDPEVMSGQPCIRGLRIPVPFILRLLASGKTNSQILKDYPDLEEEDIRQALIFASWATTEKTIPVTA
- a CDS encoding HNH endonuclease codes for the protein MSRENWNREELIVAFNLYCKIPFGKITSRNPEIINLAKIIGRTPSAVALKLVNFARLDPELQQRKIAGMSHGSKSEEQIWTEFHNNWNELAFESEILLAQFKGEAIENSAKINPEILPKEGKEREVIIKTRVNQNFFRSAILASYDNKCCVTGISIPELLVSSHIVPWSKDEQNRLNPHNGLCLNLLHDKAFDRGLMTITEDYKIKLSRMITRNDHDEAIEKFFLPYDDQPILLPNKFLPDKDFLLYHYENIFIKI